Proteins from a single region of Hordeum vulgare subsp. vulgare chromosome 6H, MorexV3_pseudomolecules_assembly, whole genome shotgun sequence:
- the LOC123406146 gene encoding uncharacterized protein LOC123406146 encodes MLVGEALVGGRRRRGPCSRARALERWERARALEQWERVVARRKAVRVHESSRWRGACARRRCYGDCRPLQRATELGAPRSGPRRPALARVNHSAPTHPSPSSHPSQPLPVVAAGLCTHAVTLTVAAMLCHGESRRRRLRAGVVQVIVVACWTRSRWWPACSRCAGRCPNPRLPTFLGFPLHVLPSSPTFFVMSGLHLHLRSLLMGRGKIPAQRRPAL; translated from the coding sequence aTGCTGGTGGGCGAAGCCCTCGTCggtggacggcggcggcggggcccttGTTCGCGTGCTCGCGCGCTGGAGCGGTGGGAACGTGCTCGCGCGCTGGAGCAGTGGGAGCGTGTGGTGGCGCGTCGGAAAGCTGTCCGCGTGCACGAGAGCTCGAGATGGCGCGGTGCGTGTGCGCGGAGGCGCTGCTACGGCGACTGCCGGCCGCTGCAGCGAGCGACAGAGCTGGGGGCGCCCAGATCTGGGCCGCGCAGGCCCGCCTTGGCCCGAGTCAACCACTCTGCCCCCACccacccttctccctcctcccacccctcCCAGCCGCTGCCGGTGGTTGCCGCTGGGTTGTGCACGCACGCGGTGACCCTGACGGTTGCTGCGATGCTGTGCCACGGTGAATCCCGGCGGCGGAGGCTGCGGGCCGGCGTGGTGCAGGTGATCGTTGTCGCCTGCTGGACGCGCTCCCGGTGGTGGCCGGCCTGCTCGCGCTGCGCTGGCCGGTGCCCAAACCCGCGACTACCGACGTTCCTAGGCTTCCCGCTCCATGTGCTTCCGTCTTCTCCAACGTTCTTCGTCATGTCCGGTCTGCATCTGCATCTGAGGTCCTTGCTCATGGGTCGGGGCAAAATCCCCGCGCAGCGTCGGCCTGCGCTGTGA